The Triticum dicoccoides isolate Atlit2015 ecotype Zavitan unplaced genomic scaffold, WEW_v2.0 scaffold148231, whole genome shotgun sequence genome has a segment encoding these proteins:
- the LOC119343949 gene encoding uncharacterized protein LOC119343949: MASVEELEEEEEEEVEDVEPLVYDRAKWVAWAVEEKEWSRREEEEKARKREENRRRSEAHDKVMDSIIEHDPKVGRDVYTRFFLRDFSVFNIDEESSVPPMRYTDSIYQDEFGLEDSANILSVSIVSSDAGFPVDVYGRVIARDSIDYKCIYLFHRNRDDCQRVNEDGMLILTGPYRGLVLVDFIYLEIDLKIREEGVPDRPFSKGLISIDGRVLSREKDVMVRSETLESWLSTTEVRFTTVLNAVECTFEIKLTEGLFKGNITVGIADVARKLDNEQTIVIHDSTADGVVTSDESGVIKLRRSVITICLERTVMFHINNEADGVCAERNFDFTPRRTGADEHKITCGAGKFRFRVVWSLMDFRL; the protein is encoded by the exons ATGGCATCTGTagaggagttggaggaggaggaggaggaggaggtggaggacgtcGAGCCTTTAGTGTACGACCGGGCGAAGTGGGTGGCCTGGGCGGTGGAGGAGAAGGAGTGGTCCCggcgggaggaagaggagaaggctcGGAAGCGGGAGGAGAACCGGCGGAGAAGCGAGGCACACGACAAGGTCATGGACTCCATCATCGAGCACGATCCCAAGGTGGGGCGCGACGTCTACACCCGGTTTTTCCTCAGGGACTTCTCCGTCTTCAACATCGACGAGGAGT CGTCTGTCCCTCCAATGCGATACACTGATAGTATCTACCAAGATGAATTTGGGCTAGAAGACTCTGCAAACATCCTCTCCGTCAGCATAGTCTCCTCAGATGCAGGCTTCCCAGTCGATGTCTATGGCCGTGTCATTGCCAGAGACAGCATTGACTACAAGTGCATTTATCTCTTTCACCGCAATAGAGATGATTGCCAGCGTGTCAACGAG GATGGAATGCTGATTTTAACTGGCCCATATCGAGGTCTAGTGCTGGTTGATTTCATCTATCTAGAGATAGATCTTAAAATAAGGGAAGAAGGAGTTCCAGACAGGCCATTTAGCAAGGGTCTAATAAGCATTGATGGCCGAGTACTGTCTAGAGAGAAAGATGTCATGGTTAGAAGTGAAACCCTTGAGAGCTGGCTCAGCACTACAGAAGTGAGATTCACAACTGTCCTGAACGCAGTCGAGTGCACCTTTGAAATCAAGCTCACTGAGGGGCTTTTTAAAGGAAATATAACAGTTGGCATCGCGGATGTAGCTCGCAAGCTGGACAATGAACAAACGATTGTGATTCATGATAGCACAGCAGATGGCGTGGTTACAAGTGATGAAAGTGGAGTTATCAAACTCCGGCGAAGTGTCATTActatctgtctggaaagaacggtgATGTTTCACATAAATAATGAGGCTGATGGTGTTTGTGCTGAACGAAACTTTGATTTCACTCCACGCCGCACTGGTGCAGATGAACATAAAATTACGTGTGGTGCTGGGAAGTTCAGATTCAGGGTTGTCTGGTCCTTGATGGACTTTAGGCTGTAA